Proteins from a genomic interval of Rhodococcus rhodochrous:
- a CDS encoding ferredoxin, with amino-acid sequence MRIEADLDLCQGHAMCSMEAPDVFAVAKRGEVEVLLDPVPEEMHADVRAAVKYCPTQALRIVED; translated from the coding sequence ATGAGGATCGAAGCAGATCTCGATCTGTGTCAAGGACACGCGATGTGCTCGATGGAAGCCCCGGACGTCTTCGCCGTCGCCAAACGGGGTGAGGTGGAGGTCCTCCTCGATCCCGTGCCGGAGGAGATGCATGCCGACGTACGAGCAGCTGTGAAGTACTGCCCCACCCAAGCCCTTCGCATCGTCGAAGACTGA